One Spea bombifrons isolate aSpeBom1 chromosome 1, aSpeBom1.2.pri, whole genome shotgun sequence DNA window includes the following coding sequences:
- the PLIN3 gene encoding perilipin-3 isoform X2 translates to MSSTEDGAVSVEEQQNAVARVSNIPLVSSACSMVSAVYSSTKDSHPYIRSVCDVAEKGAKTLTGVAVSGAQPLMTKLEPQIATANELICKGLDKLESALPILQQPTEKVISDTKDLVTGAHGTVTSAMTNTVTGARDTVTGAVSGVVGLAKGAVQGSVDVTKAAVLSVMDTRVGQLVTSGVETVLGKSEQWVDHYLPMTDDELAQLASSVEGFEVAPLQEQRSQQNYFVRLGSLSSRLRHRAYQHSLGKMESARLSVQGGQEKLHQLWLDWKLKQSGEGSASGDQDVEPLESRALKMTRSLTQQLQTTCFSLASGAQGLPAHIQERMQQLRQNVQDLHSSFATAGSFGELSASILSQSKERAAKVWDHVDELFTYVAANTPLTWLVGPFAPQLVERPETPELENKE, encoded by the exons ATGTCAAGCACTGAGGATGGAGCTGTCTCCGTGGAGGAGCAACAG AATGCAGTGGCTCGAGTGTCCAACATACCTCTGGTTAGTTCGGCTTGCAGTATggtcagcgctgtatacagctcCACCAAGGATAGTCATCCTTACATCCGCAGTGTTTGCGATGTGGCTGAAAAAGGGGCAAAGACTTTAACTGGAGTAGCAGTTAGCGGAGCACAACCCCTGATGACCAAACTTGAGCCACAGA TTGCAACTGCCAATGAGCTGATCTGCAAAGGTCTGGACAAACTGGAGTCCGCTCTCCCCATTTTACAACAACCAACAGAAAAG GTTATATCGGACACTAAAGATTTGGTGACAGGAGCACATGGTACAGTGACAAGCGCAATGACCAATACTGTCACTGGAGCTCGTGATACAGTGACTGGAGCAGTGTCTGGTGTAGTAGGTCTGGCAAAGGGTGCTGTCCAGGGCAGTGTCGATGTGACAAAAGCAGCAGTGTTATCCGTGATGGATACTCGTGTAGGACAGCTGGTGACAAGTGGTGTTGAAACTGTCCTTGGAAAGTCTGAACAGTGGGTGGATCACTATCTTCCTATGACTGATGATGAGCTGG CCCAGCTTGCTTCATCTGTAGAAGGTTTTGAGGTGGCCCCTCTACAGGAACAGAGATCACAGCAGAATTACTTTGTTCGTTTGGGGTCACTGTCTTCTCGACTCCGTCACCGTGCATACCAACACTCCTTAGGGAAG ATGGAGTCTGCAAGGCTGAGCGTACAGGGTGGACAAGAGAAATTGCACCAGCTGTGGCTAGACTGGAAACTTAAGCAATCAGGAGAGGGGTCTGCTAGTGGTGACCAAGATGTAGAG CCTCTGGAGTCCCGAGCACTCAAAATGACACGGAGCCTGACCCAGCAGCTTCAGACTACTTGCTTTAGCTTAGCATCTGGGGCCCAAGGTCTTCCAGCTCATATtcaagaacgcatgcagcaactACGTCAAAATGTCCAGGACCTTCATTCATCTTTTGCTACAGCTGGGTCATTTGGGGAACTTTCAGCAAGCATTCTGTCACAGAGCAAGGAACGTGCAGCAAAAGTGTGGGATCATGTTGATGAGCTCTTCACTTATGTGGCTGCCAACACTCCTCTGACATGGTTGGTGGGACCTTTTGCCCCTCAGCTTGTGGAGCGCCCAGAAACACCTGAACTAGAGAACAAAgagtaa
- the PLIN3 gene encoding perilipin-3 isoform X1 codes for MSSTEDGAVSVEEQQNAVARVSNIPLVSSACSMVSAVYSSTKDSHPYIRSVCDVAEKGAKTLTGVAVSGAQPLMTKLEPQIATANELICKGLDKLESALPILQQPTEKVISDTKDLVTGAHGTVTSAMTNTVTGARDTVTGAVSGVVGLAKGAVQGSVDVTKAAVLSVMDTRVGQLVTSGVETVLGKSEQWVDHYLPMTDDELAQLASSVEGFEVAPLQEQRSQQNYFVRLGSLSSRLRHRAYQHSLGKVRRARISTQEVLAELNQTIDLMESARLSVQGGQEKLHQLWLDWKLKQSGEGSASGDQDVEPLESRALKMTRSLTQQLQTTCFSLASGAQGLPAHIQERMQQLRQNVQDLHSSFATAGSFGELSASILSQSKERAAKVWDHVDELFTYVAANTPLTWLVGPFAPQLVERPETPELENKE; via the exons ATGTCAAGCACTGAGGATGGAGCTGTCTCCGTGGAGGAGCAACAG AATGCAGTGGCTCGAGTGTCCAACATACCTCTGGTTAGTTCGGCTTGCAGTATggtcagcgctgtatacagctcCACCAAGGATAGTCATCCTTACATCCGCAGTGTTTGCGATGTGGCTGAAAAAGGGGCAAAGACTTTAACTGGAGTAGCAGTTAGCGGAGCACAACCCCTGATGACCAAACTTGAGCCACAGA TTGCAACTGCCAATGAGCTGATCTGCAAAGGTCTGGACAAACTGGAGTCCGCTCTCCCCATTTTACAACAACCAACAGAAAAG GTTATATCGGACACTAAAGATTTGGTGACAGGAGCACATGGTACAGTGACAAGCGCAATGACCAATACTGTCACTGGAGCTCGTGATACAGTGACTGGAGCAGTGTCTGGTGTAGTAGGTCTGGCAAAGGGTGCTGTCCAGGGCAGTGTCGATGTGACAAAAGCAGCAGTGTTATCCGTGATGGATACTCGTGTAGGACAGCTGGTGACAAGTGGTGTTGAAACTGTCCTTGGAAAGTCTGAACAGTGGGTGGATCACTATCTTCCTATGACTGATGATGAGCTGG CCCAGCTTGCTTCATCTGTAGAAGGTTTTGAGGTGGCCCCTCTACAGGAACAGAGATCACAGCAGAATTACTTTGTTCGTTTGGGGTCACTGTCTTCTCGACTCCGTCACCGTGCATACCAACACTCCTTAGGGAAGGTGAGGCGTGCCCGAATCAGCACTCAGGAAGTTCTAGCTGAACTGAACCAAACCATTGACCTG ATGGAGTCTGCAAGGCTGAGCGTACAGGGTGGACAAGAGAAATTGCACCAGCTGTGGCTAGACTGGAAACTTAAGCAATCAGGAGAGGGGTCTGCTAGTGGTGACCAAGATGTAGAG CCTCTGGAGTCCCGAGCACTCAAAATGACACGGAGCCTGACCCAGCAGCTTCAGACTACTTGCTTTAGCTTAGCATCTGGGGCCCAAGGTCTTCCAGCTCATATtcaagaacgcatgcagcaactACGTCAAAATGTCCAGGACCTTCATTCATCTTTTGCTACAGCTGGGTCATTTGGGGAACTTTCAGCAAGCATTCTGTCACAGAGCAAGGAACGTGCAGCAAAAGTGTGGGATCATGTTGATGAGCTCTTCACTTATGTGGCTGCCAACACTCCTCTGACATGGTTGGTGGGACCTTTTGCCCCTCAGCTTGTGGAGCGCCCAGAAACACCTGAACTAGAGAACAAAgagtaa
- the DPP9 gene encoding dipeptidyl peptidase 9, which produces MSVDLLEHHSEGEMDGDSSHFRVERHSWEGLREIVHGSRKFSGIMVNKAPHDYLFQPRRDENGAHSHRLYFLGMPYGSRENSLLYSEIPRKIRKETTLLLSWKQLLEHFQATPHHGVYSREEELLRERKRLGGFGITSYDFHSESGLFLFPANNGLYYCKDGGSTGFMISPSPPVEIRTQCNGPRMDPKICPADPDFISFINNNDLWVANIQNREERRLTFCNKGLNSITEDPKYAGVATFVIQEEFDRFTGYWWSPTAVEGPGGTRLLHILYEEVDESEVEIVHVPSPALEERKTDAYRYPRTGSKNPKVSLKLAEITTNDKGEIINTQDKELVLPFSSLFPSAEYIVRAGWTKNGKYAWAMLLDRSQRLMQLVLLPPELFIPVSEDEKQRDQFVQEMPPHIQPHVIYEERSNIWVNVHDIFHPLPQKKDNEISFIKGSESQTGFCHLYLVTSVFQTDERDWSHLSLPSSDTFKCHIIEEVALTSGEWEVLGRHGAKIWVNEETQLVYFQGTRDTPLEHHLYVTSYKNPGEVVRLTELGYTHSCTLSQKFDMFVSQYSSVSSPPCVHLFRLEGDPMHQQPQFWASLMEASSSPPYYVPPEIFHFETSSKVKLYGMVYKPHNLSLGKKHPTVVFVYGGPQVQLVNNSFKGIKYLRLNTLAHLGYAVIVIDGRGSCHRGLSFEGELKNKMGLVEIEDQVEGLHFVAEKFGFVDLNRVAIHGWSYGGFLSLMGLIQRPDIFKVAIAGAPVTVWMAYDTGYTERYMDTPENNQAGYEAGSAALHVDKLPNE; this is translated from the exons ATGTCAGTTGACTTGCTAGAACATCATTCAGAAGGAGAGATGGACGGAGATTCTTCCCATTTCCGGGTAGAGAGGCATTCTTGGGAAGGCTTGCGGGAAATAGTACATGGAAGTCGGAAGTTTTCTGGAATCATGGTGAACAAAGCCCCTCATGACTATCTCTTTCAACCACGAAGAGATGAGAATGGGGCACACTCACACCGCCTATACTTTTTGG gaatgCCATATGGGAGCCGGGAAAACTCTCTTCTGTATTCTGAAATCCCACGAAAGATACGCAAAGAGACAACCCTTCTCTTGTCCTGGAAGCAACTGCTGGAGCACTTCCAG GCAACCCCTCACCATGGAGTGTACTCTCGTGAGGAAGAGCTCCTTCGGGAACGCAAGCGACTTGGGGGTTTTGGCATCACTTCTTACGATTTTCACAGCGAGTCTGGACTGTTCCTCTTTCCAGCCAACAACGGTCTTTACTATTGTAAAGATGGAGGCAGCACAGGATTTATG ATTTCTCCATCTCCGCCAGTGGAGATCCGGACACAATGCAATGGACCGCGAATGGATCCGAAGATCTGTCCTGCGGATCCTGACTTTATCTCATTCATTAATAACAATGACTTGTGGGTAGCAAATATACAAAACAGGGAAGAGAGAAGGTTAACATTCTGCAACAAGG GTCTGAACAGTATAACAGAGGATCCCAAATATGCTGGAGTAGCTACCTTTGTGATCCAGGAAGAGTTTGACCGATTTACAGGATACTGGTGGAGCCCAACCGCTGTGGAGG GTCCTGGTGGGACTCGTTTACTTCATATCTTGTATGAGGAGGTGGATGAGTCGGAGGTGGAAATTGTACATGTTCCATCACCAGCCCTGGAGGAAAGGAAAACGGATGCATACAGATACCCTCGTACAG GAAGCAAGAACCCCAAAGTATCGCTCAAACTAGCAGAAATAACAACAAATGATAAGGGCGAG ATTATTAATACTCAGGATAAGGAGCTGGTACTTCCATTCAGTTCCCTGTTTCCATCTGCAGAATACATTGTGAGAGCCGGCTGGACAAAGAATGGCAAATA TGCTTGGGCCATGCTGCTAGATCGATCCCAGCGCCTCATGCAGCTTGTCTTGCTTCCTCCTGAACTGTTCATCCCTGTGTCTGAAGATGAAAAACAGAGGGATCAGTTTGTCCAGGAGATGCCCCCACATATCCAGCCACATGTCATCTATGAAGAGAGGAGCAACATCTGGGTTAAT GTGCATGATATCTTTCATCCACTGCCACAGAAGAAGGACAATGAGATTAGCTTTATAAAAGGCAGTGAAAGTCAAACAGGATTCTGCCATCTTTACCTGGTAACCTCAGTGTTTCAGACAGATGAGAGAGACTGGTCTCATCTATCCCTACCAAGCTCAG ATACATTTAAGTGCCACATAATTGAAGAAGTGGCTCTGACAAGTGGGGAATGGGAGGTCCTAGGACGTCATGGAGCTAAG ATTTGGGTGAATGAAGAAACACAGCTTGTATATTTCCAAGGTACACGGGACACTCCCTTGGAGCATCACCTGTATGTCACAAGTTACAAAAACCCCGGTGAGGTGGTGAGACTGACTGAACTGGGTTACACGCACAGCTGCACCTTAAGCCAG aaatttGATATGTTTGTAAGCCAGTACAGCAGTGTGTCATCCCCACCATGTGTGCACCTTTTCCGTCTTGAAGGGGACCCTATGCATCAGCAACCGCAGTTCTGGGCAAGCTTGATGGAAGCCTCAA GCAGTCCTCCATATTATGTTCCACCAGAGATCTTCCACTTTGAGACAAGCAGTAAAGTAAAGCTCTATGGAATGGTTTATAAGCCTCACAATCTAAGCCTAGGGAAAAAGCATCCAACTGTGGTTTTTGTCTATGGTGGACCACAG GTGCAGCTAGTAAATAACTCATTTAAAGGAATCAAGTATTTGCGTCTGAATACTCTGGCACACCTTGGATATGCAGTAATTGTGATAGATGGTCGTGGGTCTTGCCACAGAGGACTCTCTTTTGAGGGCGAGCTCAAGAACAAAATG GGTCTGGTTGAAATCGAAGACCAGGTGGAGGGATTACATTTTGTAGCTGAGAAGTTTGGATTTGTTGACCTGAATCGTGTGGCTATTCATGGGTGGTCATATGGTGGCTTTTTGTCTCTCATGGGACTAATCCAGAGACCAgacatattcaag GTGGCCATTGCCGGTGCTCCAGTAACTGTCTGGATGGCATACGACACAGGATACACAGAGCGTTACATGGACACACCAGAGAACAATCAGGCTGGTTATGAAGCAGGATCTGCAGCTTTACATGTGGACAAACTACCCAATGAGTAA